Genomic window (Streptomyces sp. RerS4):
TGCGCCTGGACAAATGACCATGAACGATCCGACAAGGAAGCAGCGCAGATGAGCATTCGGCAGACGGCGAAGGTCCGTGGGGGAGCGGCTGCTGCTGTGGTGGCGGCCCTGGCTGTCGCATTGGCCGGGTGCGGCGTTGGGGACGACGCCAAGTCCCCGAATGATCCGAAGGATTCGCAGGCTGCGTCTCAGACCAAGGGGACGCCGCAGCCTCTCGCGCCGAGTGCCGGCGACAAGAACTCGGATCCCACGGTCGTGCTCGCCACGGTGAATGGAGCGAGCGGCATGACGATGGTCATCAACTCCGTTCAGCGCGACGCCGGCGGGTTCCTCACGGTGAACGGACAGATCAAGAACGCCGGCAGCGAGGTCTTCGCGGGCACGTCGGCATGGCGCGGCATCGAGTTGAAGGGCAGCGGGGAATCCGTGGCGGGTGCGACGCTGGTCGACAAGGCGGGCAAGAAGCGCTACTACGTCCTGAGGGACACGGAATCAAGGTGCCTGTGCACTACCGGAATCTCCAGCGTCGCCGCCGGACAGACCGTGCCGTTCTTCGCTCAGTTTCCGGCCCCGCCCGCTTCCACTACCGAGGTTGAGTTCAGCCTCCCCACCTTCGCCTCGGCAACCGTCAAAATTTCCGGGTGACCTCATGACGACACTGCATCGCGCGGCCGCAACGACAGCCATCTCCGCCCTGGTCATCGCCGGGGCCCATTTGATCGGTGCGACGGCGGCGTACGCCGATGACCCCCAGCCGTCCGTGCCACCCGGGACGGAGCCGTCAGCTGCCGCGCCCGTGGCGATCGATTCGAATTCCCCCGGGCTCAAGATTCCGCAAGGGGGGACCCTCGCGCCGATCAAGGTGCTGGACATCGCCGAGGTCGTCGAGGATCTCGGCGGGGAGCAGCGGCGGCAGGAGACGAACCAGACCGTCATGATGGCGCTGCAGTCCGAGGTGCTGTTCCCCGAGAACAGCGCGGTGTTCAACGCCCAGGCCGCCGCCCGGATACAGGCCATCGCCAACGAGATCAACACCCAGAAGGCCACCCGCGTCCGCGTCTTCGGGTTCACCGACGACCAGGGCAGCTACGAGCACGGCAAGGAACTCTCCAAGCAGCGCGCCGACGCCGTGCAGGCGGAGCTGGCCAAATCCGTGACCAACCCCGGCGTCACCTACGACGTTCGCGGTTACAGCGAGGACTACCCGATCGCCGACAACGGCACCGAAGAAGGCCGCAAGAAGAACCGCCGCGTGGAGATCACCTTCCCGCGCGGCGCGACCGGCTAAGGCGGGGTCAGGAGCCGCTTCGCCGCCTCCCCGGCGCGGCGGGCCGGTTCCGGGCCCGGGTCGAGGGCGGCGACCACCGTGGCGCCCTCGACCAGGATCAGCAACTGGTCCGCCAGGACCGGGTCGGGGGTCAGCGTGCCGAGCAGCGACCGCAGCTCCGCCTTGTGGCGGCGTACGACGTCCAGCACCCCGGCCGGCCCCGCGCCGAGTTCCCCGTACGCGTTCAGGAACGCGCAGCCCCGGAAGTCCGGCTCCTGGAACCACCCCTCCAGCCACACGAAGACCGCCGCCACCGGGTCGGGCGCCCCGACCACCGCCTCCCGCAGGCTCGCCGTCCAGC
Coding sequences:
- a CDS encoding OmpA family protein, which produces MTTLHRAAATTAISALVIAGAHLIGATAAYADDPQPSVPPGTEPSAAAPVAIDSNSPGLKIPQGGTLAPIKVLDIAEVVEDLGGEQRRQETNQTVMMALQSEVLFPENSAVFNAQAAARIQAIANEINTQKATRVRVFGFTDDQGSYEHGKELSKQRADAVQAELAKSVTNPGVTYDVRGYSEDYPIADNGTEEGRKKNRRVEITFPRGATG
- a CDS encoding TetR/AcrR family transcriptional regulator, with translation MDPRTDDEQIRTRLLDAAEALFYAEGVQAVGMDRVRSESGVALKRLYRLYPSKEALVTAYLERRDRRWTASLREAVVGAPDPVAAVFVWLEGWFQEPDFRGCAFLNAYGELGAGPAGVLDVVRRHKAELRSLLGTLTPDPVLADQLLILVEGATVVAALDPGPEPARRAGEAAKRLLTPP